From Desulfosalsimonas propionicica, the proteins below share one genomic window:
- the pyrF gene encoding orotidine-5'-phosphate decarboxylase, with protein MAEKKTAADCIVFPLDLPTVAEAAEYARQLSGRVGMFKIGLELFISGRGQIIETIRESGDSAIFLDLKLHDIPATVGRAMERIAAWDGVVFATVHCGESPAMLKAAVRGSSGRVGVLGVTVLTSVSGKDLQKAGFDPVYADDPGALVMKRAQMVRDAGCAGVVCSGHEAAAIKAEFGSDFVTMVPGIRPAGSVGKDDQKRVVTPGQAVQNGADYLVIGRPIRDADDPGKAAEQIAAEIREAAGGGLA; from the coding sequence ATGGCAGAAAAAAAGACAGCAGCAGATTGTATCGTGTTTCCCCTGGATCTGCCCACCGTGGCCGAGGCAGCCGAATATGCCCGGCAGCTTTCGGGCAGGGTGGGAATGTTTAAAATCGGCCTGGAGCTGTTTATCTCAGGCCGGGGGCAAATCATTGAGACCATCCGTGAAAGCGGGGATTCGGCCATCTTTCTGGATTTGAAGCTCCACGACATTCCGGCCACAGTGGGCCGGGCCATGGAGCGCATTGCCGCATGGGACGGGGTGGTGTTTGCCACGGTGCATTGCGGGGAATCTCCGGCCATGCTCAAAGCCGCGGTACGCGGCAGCAGCGGCCGGGTGGGCGTTCTGGGGGTAACGGTTTTGACAAGTGTTTCCGGAAAGGATTTGCAAAAGGCCGGGTTTGATCCGGTTTATGCCGATGATCCCGGCGCCCTTGTTATGAAGCGCGCGCAGATGGTCAGGGATGCCGGATGCGCCGGAGTTGTCTGCTCGGGCCACGAGGCCGCAGCCATCAAGGCCGAATTCGGCAGCGATTTTGTTACCATGGTGCCGGGTATCCGGCCGGCCGGCTCGGTTGGAAAAGACGATCAAAAGCGCGTGGTCACCCCGGGGCAGGCAGTTCAAAACGGGGCGGATTACCTGGTCATCGGCCGGCCCATCCGGGATGCGGATGATCCCGGGAAAGCCGCGGAACAAATCGCCGCTGAAATCCGGGAAGCCGCGGGCGGCGGCCTGGCCTGA
- a CDS encoding aspartate kinase: MALIVQKYGGTSVGDLDRIRNVAKRVVRTRDAGNDVVVILSAMSGVTDQLISMAGNICGTPDCREMDVLLATGEQTTVSLMAMTLQAMGYKARSMLGHQAEILTDSSYNRARIQEIGARRIRDLLGQGNIVVVAGFQGVDAQGDITTLGRGGSDTSAVAVAAALNADQCEIYTDVDGIYTADPNICAKARKLSRIAYDEMLEMASLGAKVLQIRSVEFAKKYNVPLHVRSSFNEEEGTMVVHEDANMEKVVVSGVTHNKNEARITLRKVPDKPGIASKILAPIAEAGIGVDMIIQNTRLSHMTDLTFTVPKSDFGAAMEIEKKVAGEIGAEEVLGDEDIAKVSVIGVGMRSHSGVASKMFATLSAENINILMISTSEIRISCVIEEKYTELAVRALHTAFALDNE; the protein is encoded by the coding sequence ATGGCGTTGATAGTGCAAAAATACGGCGGAACATCGGTGGGCGATCTGGACCGGATCCGAAACGTGGCCAAACGCGTGGTTCGAACCCGGGATGCGGGAAACGACGTTGTGGTGATTCTGTCTGCCATGAGCGGGGTCACCGATCAGTTGATATCCATGGCCGGCAATATCTGCGGCACCCCGGACTGCCGGGAAATGGACGTGCTTCTGGCCACAGGCGAGCAGACCACGGTGTCGCTGATGGCCATGACGCTTCAGGCCATGGGATACAAGGCCCGCTCCATGCTGGGCCACCAGGCTGAAATCCTCACCGACAGCAGCTACAACCGCGCCCGGATTCAGGAAATCGGTGCCCGCCGCATCAGGGATCTGCTGGGGCAGGGCAACATCGTGGTGGTGGCGGGATTTCAGGGTGTGGACGCACAGGGCGATATCACCACCCTGGGCCGCGGCGGGTCGGATACGTCTGCGGTTGCCGTGGCCGCGGCCTTAAACGCCGACCAGTGCGAGATCTACACGGATGTGGACGGCATTTACACGGCTGATCCCAACATCTGCGCCAAAGCGCGCAAGCTGTCGCGCATCGCCTACGACGAAATGCTGGAGATGGCCAGCCTGGGGGCCAAGGTCCTCCAGATCCGGTCCGTGGAGTTTGCCAAAAAATACAACGTGCCCCTGCACGTCAGGTCATCGTTTAACGAGGAGGAAGGAACCATGGTGGTTCATGAAGATGCCAATATGGAAAAGGTCGTGGTCTCCGGGGTTACCCACAACAAGAACGAGGCACGCATAACCCTGCGCAAGGTGCCTGACAAGCCGGGCATTGCCTCAAAGATCCTGGCCCCCATTGCCGAAGCCGGCATCGGTGTGGACATGATCATCCAGAACACCCGTTTGAGCCACATGACCGATCTGACCTTTACGGTTCCCAAATCCGACTTTGGCGCAGCCATGGAGATCGAAAAAAAGGTGGCCGGAGAAATCGGGGCCGAGGAAGTGCTCGGAGACGAGGATATCGCCAAGGTTTCGGTGATCGGGGTAGGCATGCGCAGCCACTCCGGGGTGGCCTCGAAAATGTTTGCCACCCTGTCTGCGGAAAACATCAACATCCTGATGATCTCCACCTCGGAAATCCGGATTTCCTGCGTGATCGAGGAAAAATACACGGAACTGGCCGTGCGGGCCCTTCACACGGCATTTGCTCTCGACAACGAGTAA
- the tsaE gene encoding tRNA (adenosine(37)-N6)-threonylcarbamoyltransferase complex ATPase subunit type 1 TsaE, which produces MTAGPCSDRPKDFPEPRAVLKTTTQSHAQSFDLAAALGACIRQQNRQRPCVIGLGGDLGAGKTVFVQGLARGLGVDERTAVTSPTYTLINEYPGDRRLFHVDLYRIDGGGDLEDLGFDDIFEGSNVVAVEWAERLDFADLRPDIFIRIRVCGNDRRGFALDFYGPDAPNLVGALQKTKDFQFLRG; this is translated from the coding sequence ATGACTGCCGGCCCCTGCTCTGATCGGCCAAAAGATTTTCCCGAACCCCGGGCCGTATTAAAGACAACCACCCAAAGCCATGCCCAAAGCTTTGACCTGGCCGCGGCCCTGGGCGCCTGCATCCGGCAGCAGAATCGCCAGCGACCCTGCGTGATCGGTCTTGGCGGAGATCTCGGGGCGGGCAAGACCGTTTTTGTCCAGGGCCTGGCCCGGGGCCTGGGGGTGGATGAGCGCACGGCTGTCACCAGTCCCACATACACACTGATCAATGAATATCCGGGGGACCGCCGGCTGTTTCACGTGGATCTCTACCGCATTGACGGCGGCGGGGATCTCGAGGACCTGGGTTTTGACGACATATTTGAGGGTTCAAACGTGGTGGCCGTGGAATGGGCTGAGCGCCTGGACTTTGCCGATCTCAGGCCGGATATCTTCATCCGGATCCGGGTCTGTGGAAATGACCGGCGGGGATTTGCCCTGGATTTTTATGGACCGGATGCCCCAAATCTGGTAGGAGCCTTACAAAAAACAAAGGACTTTCAATTTCTGCGAGGATAA
- a CDS encoding NAD(P)H-hydrate dehydratase: MYILTADEMREMDRQTIETFGLPGRVLMENAGRGAVRAIFDTWPEIYSRRVAVIAGKGNNGGDGFVIARYLAQHGVDAAVYLLASRDRLRGDAAANFKHLETLGIPVTEMPDDLTFSRYKEEIAQCHLIVDAILGTGLDSEVKGYFRDIIDFINQVSAPVFCVDIASGLHTETGQPCGICVKADATATFAFAKLGHMLLPGARYTGKLFIIDIGIPPHIVRAANPRHQVLTSGWIRSRLPARDQQSHKGQTGHVLVAAGSTGKSGAAVMAATAAMRAGAGLVTLAVPESINTIVESRGLETMTRPLAEARGGTLGKDSLEPIVSMLSDKSCLALGPGMGTADTTRELVCALIENSPVPVVVDADGLNNLAGCLGVLKNKRAEIILTPHPGEMARLAKTSTAEIQADRVSAARNFAKAQGVLLVLKGARTVIAHPDGRVFVNTTGNPGMASGGMGDVLTGMIAGFTAQGVAADAACHLGVYLHGAAADLLAKNRGPVGYMAGDVMDHLPETFGAIDSGAFTDMAHDCRPLL, from the coding sequence ATGTATATCCTGACAGCCGATGAAATGCGGGAGATGGACCGGCAAACCATTGAAACCTTCGGCCTGCCCGGCCGGGTCCTCATGGAAAACGCCGGCCGTGGCGCGGTGCGCGCCATTTTTGACACCTGGCCGGAAATCTACAGCCGCAGGGTGGCCGTTATTGCCGGAAAAGGCAACAACGGCGGAGACGGGTTCGTGATCGCCCGCTACCTTGCCCAGCACGGCGTGGACGCAGCCGTGTACCTGCTGGCCTCCCGGGACCGGCTCAGGGGGGATGCGGCCGCCAACTTCAAACACCTTGAGACCCTTGGCATACCGGTCACGGAAATGCCCGATGACCTCACCTTCAGCCGGTACAAAGAGGAAATCGCGCAATGTCATCTGATAGTTGATGCGATTTTGGGCACAGGTCTGGATTCCGAGGTAAAGGGGTATTTCAGAGACATCATTGATTTCATCAACCAGGTATCCGCACCGGTATTTTGTGTAGACATTGCCTCGGGCCTGCACACCGAAACCGGCCAGCCCTGCGGCATCTGTGTAAAAGCCGATGCCACGGCCACGTTTGCATTTGCCAAGCTGGGCCATATGCTGCTGCCAGGAGCCCGATACACTGGAAAACTTTTCATCATCGACATTGGCATCCCCCCCCACATTGTCCGGGCAGCAAACCCCCGGCACCAGGTGCTCACCTCCGGGTGGATCCGCTCACGGCTGCCGGCCCGGGACCAACAGAGCCACAAGGGCCAGACCGGCCACGTGCTGGTGGCCGCCGGCAGCACCGGCAAATCCGGGGCTGCTGTCATGGCCGCCACTGCGGCCATGCGCGCCGGCGCGGGCCTGGTGACCCTGGCCGTGCCTGAAAGCATCAACACCATCGTGGAGAGCCGGGGCCTGGAAACCATGACCCGCCCCCTGGCAGAAGCCCGGGGCGGAACTCTGGGCAAAGACAGTCTGGAACCCATTGTTTCCATGCTTTCAGACAAATCCTGCCTGGCCCTGGGCCCGGGTATGGGCACGGCAGACACCACCCGGGAACTGGTGTGCGCTCTGATCGAAAACAGCCCTGTTCCAGTGGTTGTGGATGCAGACGGATTAAACAACCTGGCCGGGTGCCTGGGGGTGCTGAAAAACAAACGCGCCGAAATCATTCTTACGCCGCATCCCGGGGAAATGGCCCGGCTGGCGAAAACTTCCACGGCGGAAATCCAGGCCGACCGGGTGAGCGCCGCCCGAAACTTTGCAAAAGCCCAAGGGGTGCTCCTGGTGCTCAAGGGTGCACGAACCGTGATCGCCCACCCTGACGGTCGGGTTTTCGTAAATACCACGGGTAACCCGGGTATGGCCTCCGGCGGCATGGGTGATGTATTAACCGGCATGATCGCCGGGTTTACCGCCCAGGGGGTGGCAGCTGATGCCGCCTGCCATCTCGGGGTTTATCTGCACGGCGCCGCCGCAGACCTGCTGGCCAAAAACCGGGGACCAGTCGGGTACATGGCCGGGGATGTGATGGATCATCTGCCGGAAACCTTTGGCGCAATTGATTCCGGCGCATTTACGGACATGGCCCATGACTGCCGGCCCCTGCTCTGA
- a CDS encoding pyridoxine 5'-phosphate synthase, whose translation MAGLAVNVDHIATLRQARGGATAYPDPVHAALLAELGGADGIVVHLREDRRHIQDRDVYLLRKTVQSRLILEMAATDEMISIAADLRPDLVTLVPEKRTELTTEGGLDVRGLAEVTQKAVESLHSAAVPVSLFIDPDAIQIRASADTGADMVEIHTGAFCEASDPGDKKAQFSAITDAAHLAHELGLGVNAGHGLCYNTIGWFAGTRIIDEFSIGHSIVSRAALAGMEKAVREMRNLIKEL comes from the coding sequence ATGGCCGGACTGGCAGTCAACGTGGATCACATTGCAACCCTGCGCCAGGCAAGGGGCGGTGCAACCGCTTACCCGGACCCGGTTCACGCGGCCTTGCTGGCCGAACTCGGAGGGGCTGACGGTATTGTGGTACATCTTCGCGAAGACCGGCGCCACATCCAGGACCGGGACGTATATTTGCTGCGAAAAACCGTGCAATCGCGACTCATCCTTGAAATGGCGGCCACAGATGAAATGATCTCCATTGCCGCAGACCTCAGGCCCGATCTGGTGACCCTGGTGCCGGAAAAGCGAACCGAGCTGACCACCGAAGGGGGCCTGGACGTGCGCGGCCTGGCAGAGGTCACCCAAAAAGCCGTTGAATCCCTGCACAGCGCGGCCGTCCCGGTAAGCCTGTTTATCGACCCGGATGCCATACAAATCCGCGCTTCAGCTGATACCGGCGCGGACATGGTGGAAATCCACACCGGCGCATTCTGCGAGGCCTCTGATCCGGGGGATAAAAAGGCCCAGTTTTCCGCCATAACAGATGCCGCACACCTGGCCCATGAACTGGGCCTGGGGGTCAATGCCGGCCACGGGCTTTGCTATAACACCATCGGGTGGTTTGCCGGCACCCGGATCATTGACGAATTCAGCATCGGCCATTCCATTGTCTCCAGGGCCGCCCTGGCGGGCATGGAAAAGGCCGTTCGGGAAATGCGCAACCTGATCAAGGAGCTGTGA
- the ybeY gene encoding rRNA maturation RNase YbeY: protein MAVLITNNQTLYKISMDQIQTTARELLNALDKAEAELSLVVTDDEHIAEINRQYLKRSGPTNVIAFPMGDPEFPEVQPELLGDVIISLQTAEKEAVDAGYPVAERFTELLIHGILHLLGYDHETNDADARQMAEKSRVLTDHLKKTNLPENPGQMIAPV from the coding sequence ATGGCCGTTCTGATCACAAACAACCAGACTCTTTACAAAATATCAATGGATCAAATACAGACGACCGCCCGGGAACTCTTAAACGCCTTGGACAAGGCTGAAGCTGAACTCTCCCTTGTGGTCACAGACGATGAGCACATCGCAGAGATCAACCGCCAATACCTCAAACGATCCGGACCCACCAACGTGATCGCCTTTCCCATGGGAGATCCGGAATTTCCGGAAGTGCAGCCCGAGCTGCTCGGAGACGTGATCATCTCTCTTCAGACCGCGGAAAAAGAGGCAGTGGATGCGGGATACCCTGTGGCCGAGCGGTTTACCGAACTGCTCATTCATGGTATTTTGCATCTTCTGGGATACGACCATGAAACCAATGATGCAGACGCCCGGCAGATGGCGGAAAAAAGCCGGGTGCTGACAGATCATTTAAAAAAAACCAATCTGCCGGAAAACCCGGGACAGATGATCGCCCCGGTCTGA
- a CDS encoding HD family phosphohydrolase, with translation MNIFQRTDISVKKPNLTAWIVIGILAAATLVSTLIFYPKLIVIQTPYQVGDIADENIKAARDVFIEDGRATRKKQQESRDRVLTVYDHDVSLIDQLKNRVNMAFATPRAVFEQPPALGQQEGVPVSEAVENTRKLNLRNQVWEKKQEFEKTLGISISNGAYSILFNEKFSPKIPELINRILTEVLTNGVVSNKELLLRENDRGIVLKTVGSGNERHITNLRQFYSLDQAKTMVRIIGDPMLKGMEYNLVNLIVDFTQRLVQPNITLNKSETEKRRDAAEKSIKPIMYQIKKGEMILREGERISETDMLKLQAIAHQGGKKKLLGKALGTGLIIFVLLMVTYLIHLRHRPEIAHNPSGRLLFLAAVMVSAFLIAQVSVSLAVSLSEEMTYSLNASCMFYGIPLAAGAMIICQFMGFSVAFPLAVVTALLTGLLFENAYLMSLYFLINSVMGAYWSRHCRHRRDLIKTGAKLGLFNMALVAIINIYSLNLGVPEIFWDWTFAFIGGISASIVTIGVAPLVEMGFGFTTDSTLLELSNLDQPLMRRLMLEAPGTYHHSVIVGSLVEAAASEIGANPLLAKVCGYYHDIGKLKNPLHFIENQSEGKNIHNKLAPSMSCLILISHVKNGVELARANKLGQEIIDAIRQHHGTSLISYFYEKAKKQKKDQPVNIDNFRYPGPKPQTKETALVMLADQVEAAARTVEHPTASRIQGLVQQLINKTFSDNQLDECPLTLKDLHHIAKSFMKILTGIYHHRIDYPEKPTPGSAKEKNGRSDHKQPDSLQNINGSNTDDRPGTLKRLGQG, from the coding sequence TGAAAACATCAAGGCCGCCAGGGACGTTTTTATTGAAGACGGGCGGGCCACCCGCAAAAAGCAGCAGGAAAGCCGCGACCGGGTGCTTACGGTATACGACCATGATGTTTCCCTGATCGATCAGTTAAAAAACCGCGTTAACATGGCCTTTGCCACCCCCCGGGCGGTTTTTGAACAACCCCCCGCCCTTGGCCAACAGGAAGGGGTGCCGGTTTCAGAGGCTGTGGAAAACACCCGGAAGCTAAACCTGCGCAACCAGGTGTGGGAGAAAAAGCAGGAATTTGAAAAAACCCTGGGCATTTCCATCAGCAACGGCGCATACAGCATCCTGTTCAACGAAAAGTTCTCCCCAAAAATCCCCGAGCTGATAAACCGCATTCTCACCGAGGTGCTGACAAACGGGGTGGTGTCCAACAAGGAACTGCTGCTGCGGGAAAACGACCGGGGCATTGTCTTAAAAACCGTGGGAAGCGGAAACGAGCGCCACATTACCAACCTGCGGCAGTTCTACAGCCTGGACCAGGCCAAGACCATGGTGCGCATCATCGGCGATCCCATGCTAAAGGGCATGGAATACAACCTCGTCAACCTGATCGTGGACTTTACCCAGCGCCTGGTGCAGCCCAATATCACTTTAAACAAAAGCGAGACCGAAAAACGGCGTGATGCCGCGGAAAAATCCATCAAGCCCATCATGTACCAGATTAAGAAGGGCGAAATGATTCTGCGGGAAGGCGAGCGCATCTCAGAAACCGACATGCTCAAGCTCCAGGCCATAGCGCACCAGGGGGGAAAAAAGAAACTTCTGGGAAAGGCCCTGGGCACCGGATTGATCATTTTTGTCCTGCTGATGGTCACCTATCTCATCCATCTGCGCCACCGCCCGGAAATAGCCCACAACCCCTCAGGCCGGCTTTTGTTTCTGGCCGCGGTCATGGTCAGCGCCTTTCTGATCGCACAGGTTTCGGTTTCCCTGGCCGTGTCCCTGTCAGAGGAAATGACATATTCCCTGAACGCCTCCTGCATGTTCTACGGCATTCCCCTGGCGGCCGGGGCCATGATCATCTGCCAGTTCATGGGTTTTTCCGTGGCATTTCCCCTTGCCGTTGTTACGGCCCTGCTCACGGGCCTGCTGTTTGAAAACGCCTATCTCATGAGCCTGTATTTTCTGATAAACAGCGTGATGGGCGCCTACTGGTCGCGCCACTGCCGACACCGCAGGGATTTGATCAAAACAGGGGCCAAGCTGGGTCTGTTTAACATGGCGCTGGTGGCCATTATCAATATCTACAGCCTCAACCTCGGAGTGCCGGAAATTTTCTGGGACTGGACATTTGCCTTTATCGGCGGCATCAGCGCAAGCATTGTCACCATCGGGGTGGCCCCGCTGGTGGAAATGGGATTCGGCTTTACCACAGACAGCACGCTTCTGGAGCTGTCCAACCTGGATCAGCCCCTGATGCGCCGGCTGATGTTAGAGGCACCCGGCACCTATCACCACAGCGTTATCGTGGGTTCCCTGGTGGAGGCAGCAGCCTCTGAGATCGGCGCCAACCCCCTTCTGGCAAAAGTTTGCGGATACTACCACGATATCGGAAAGCTCAAAAACCCCCTTCACTTTATTGAAAACCAGAGCGAGGGCAAAAACATCCACAACAAGCTGGCCCCGTCCATGTCGTGCCTGATTCTGATCTCGCACGTGAAAAACGGCGTGGAACTGGCCCGGGCAAACAAGCTGGGCCAGGAAATCATTGACGCCATCCGCCAGCACCACGGCACCAGCCTGATCAGCTATTTTTACGAAAAAGCCAAAAAACAGAAAAAAGACCAGCCGGTCAACATTGACAACTTCCGCTACCCGGGCCCCAAACCCCAGACCAAGGAAACCGCGCTGGTCATGCTGGCCGACCAGGTGGAGGCGGCCGCGCGAACCGTTGAACATCCCACTGCCTCGCGCATCCAGGGCCTGGTGCAGCAGCTGATCAACAAGACCTTTTCAGACAACCAGCTCGATGAATGCCCCCTGACATTAAAGGACCTGCACCATATCGCCAAAAGCTTCATGAAAATTTTGACCGGGATCTATCATCACAGAATCGATTACCCGGAAAAGCCAACCCCAGGCAGTGCAAAGGAAAAAAATGGCCGTTCTGATCACAAACAACCAGACTCTTTACAAAATATCAATGGATCAAATACAGACGACCGCCCGGGAACTCTTAAACGCCTTGGACAAGGCTGA